The genomic region TGCTTTATGGACACACATATGTTTTGTGTCAGCTCACTATATCCagtaatgtattattattttatttaaccatggacatttaaaaaaaaaaaaatatcacttAAATATAAAACAAACATGAATCATTATTAATTAATAGACGTTTCTCACAAGtcataaacatctatattttttaaacacttttcaCTATGACACCGGGGACTATTATTTTGAAATGTTACAATTTCGTGATCCGGAAGTGACTTGAGCAACTTTTTCAAACTATTTTCGCGGCGCACCGTTTGTATAATCGGGAGAACGTTAGATGATCTATGTTTAGCCTAAGGAAGGCGAAGGTAATTAtgaatttttattattttataaatattGCCGTTGTATAATAAATAACGTTAAAGGAAACCGATTTTATTTTGAAAGGAAATAATGTCACTAAATGGAAGTAGAAATGAAAGAGGACATGGAAAGAGAGGGACCACAAAAAGGAGACAATACTCCAGGGAGGCACTAGAGACGGCTGTAAAGAAAGTAAAAGCTGGAATGAGCCTTAGAGAAGCTTCCCGTGAGTCAGGGATTCCTCACACCACTCTCCAAGATCACAAAAAGAACAAATATGCCTTTGCCCCTCACCCCAACCTGGCAATAACCACTGAGGAAGAGCACTCCCTAATATCTTATGTCCTCTGGATGGCCGACCATGCGTTCCCTATCAGCAGGACTGTGGTGAAGGCTCTGGCTGTGGCCATCATCAAGGAGAGTGGCCGTAGCACCGTCGTCAATCTGGAAAGGGGACTGAGTGACAACTGGTGGTCTAGATTCAGGGCTCGCCACCCTGAGCTGAGCGCCAGGGTGCCCGACCCCGCTGCACCGGGCCAGGGTACAGGGAGCTACTCCTGCCGCCATCAAGGGCTTCTTTGATGTCTACGAGCCCATCTTCGTCAGCCACGGCTTAGAACACAAGCCGCACCTCATCTTCAACTGTGACGAGATGGGGTTTTCTGACAGGCTCAAGTCCGGGGAGAAAGTTCTCTGTCGAAAAGGCAGGAAACACATCtatcaacagcagcagcagcagcacaccaCTAGGGAACATATTACCGTGCGCTGCTGTGTGAGTGCAGCTGGTGAGAGTATCCCGCCTTTTATAATCTTCCACAAGTGCCAGCCCAGTACGGCCTATGCCCTCGAGGGTCCACCGAAGGCCCTCTATGGTGTGTCCCCTAAAGGCTACATGGACGCAGAACTTTTCCTGAAGTGGCTGCTCTTCTTCGTGAAGCACGGCCCAAAGGACAGGCCCCTGGTGCTCGTAGTGGACCAGCATAAAACTCATCTGTCCAGGGAGGTGGTCAAGTTTTGCCGGGAAAATCAGCTGGAGGTGGTCTGTCTGCCGGCGAACACCCACGTGTTGCAGCCATTGGAAATCAGCGTCTTTGGCCCACTGCAGACTGTGTTCAGCAGGAATGCTGCACGTCTTGGTCTGGTGCGGGGCGATCGTGTCGTCGCCAAGAAGCACTTCTCCGCCATGCTGCGAGAGGCCTATCCCCAGGCGGTCACTAAGGAAAACATTATGGCTGGGTTCAAGAAGGCAGGGATTTTCCCCCTCAACAGAGAGGCCTTTGACTCCTGCCAGCTGGTGAAGCTGGAGCCGACCAGCCCCGACCCCAACGCTGCAACCTCAGAGGCCACTGCAGGAGCCCCCGACCCCAAAGCAGCAGAGACCCCCGCAACCACAGCAACGACCACGTTTCTTGTCCCGGGTGGCTGCTGTTCGACCTGCCGTCAGCGTGCCCTACCCACAAACCCTTTGGTGGCCGCAGGACGCGTCTCTCCAGACCCGGCCAATGTCCTGGTGCCCCCAGTCTTCCGGATATCGAACCGGCAGAAAGTGAAGCGTCGACTCCTACTGCCGGAGGACTACAACCAACTCCTTCATCAACAGGAGGCTGGAGAGCAGGAgaagcaggagagaaagaggaagtgggaggagctgcagaggacgagagagaagagagagtgcgGCAGAAACACCAAAGTGAAAAGGAAATGGCAGGCTGAGGTATCAGAGCTTGACGGAGATGTGTCAGAGCACTGTGCACCAGTGTCAGAGGACGATGTCTGTTTGCAGCCCCAATTACCTTGGGTTTTCAGTTTTCCATCTTTTGATAGTTTGCTCTAATCATATGAGAGATGATGCTCTGAAGCTCGCTGTCATCAGAAGTAATCTCTGGTTATGTCTGAGAGGAAATTGAGATAGTAACAGAATAagaagagaggggggtagagagagggagagagagagggggtagagggagggagagagagagggggtagagggagggggagagggagggagggagagagagagagagaggggtgtagagggagggagagagagagaggggtgtagagagggggtagagggagggaggggagagagagagagggagggagggacagaggggggggggtagagggggagggacagagagagggagagagagagggggtagagggaggggagagggagggaggggagagagagagagagaggggtgtagagggggggagagggaggaagagagaggggggtagagggagggagggagagagagacggacgggggggtagagggagggagggacagagagaaagaggggggggggtagagggagagagagaggggggtagagggagagagagagagggggggggtagagggagggagggagagagagagagaaagagggggtagagggagagagagggggtagaggtagagggtaaGAGATGTTTCTTTGCCAGTGTTATTTATTTTAGCAGTAggatttctgttttgtttttaccAGCTCCGTGCTTCTGTGTTGTTGCATCAGTGATATTCTACTGAACTTTGATTAAGAAAGAACTcgggaacaaaaacaacaaatgtaaCATTTAACAGAAAAAAAGGAACGGTCTGTTTTTGAtgaccaggggtgtattcattatgcTGTtcattctgttgcaaaacatttcttaaacagaagcagaCAGAACAAAACGGGGAGAGACTTACCtggatttgtccaatagaaactccaAACAGTTACAAAACGTTCCGTTGTGCAGCAGAattggtggaatgaatacacccctgttgCCAAAAGAAAAGCTCTTCACTGAACTTGTGATTTAAAAAAGGGATCGTATTAGTGAACACTAATAAGTGCTAACCTtcatatatacacactgaacaaaaatataaactcaacatgttttggtcccatgtttcatgagcggaaataaaagatcccagaaatgttccatatgatGCACAAAAAGTTGATTTCtcgtgcacacatttgtttacatctctgttagtgagcaattctcctttgccaaggtaatccGTCCACAGgaccaggtgtggcatatcagcaagctgattaaacagcatgatcattacacaggtgcaccttgtgctggggacaatagaaTGACACTGTAAaagtctcaagttgagggagtgcaTGCTGAACGCAGGAATGTCCAagcagagttgttgccagagaacttaatgttcatttctttactgccttcaatgttgttttagagaatttggcattagGTCCATCAGGCCTCACCACCGCAGTCCACGTTGTATGGCGTCGTGTGAGCGAgcggtttactgatgtcaacgATGTGaacatggtggcggtggggttatgatatgggcaggcataagctatggacaacgaacacaattgcagtgatgagatcctgaggcccattcagtttcatcagaccagagaaccttgtttctcaCGGTCTGAGAGTCCTCTAGGTGCTTTATGACAAACTCTAAGCGGACTGTCATGagccttttaatgaggagtggcttctgtctggccactctaccataaaggcctgattggtggagtgttgcagagatggttatccttctagaaggttctcccatctccacagaggaactctggagctctgtcagagtgatcattgggttcttggtcacctcctgaccaaggcccttctcccctgatttctcagtttggccgggcagccagctctaggaagagtcttggtggttccaaacttcttcaatttaagaatgatggaggccactgtgctcttggaccttcaatgctaaagaaatgttttggtactcttccccagatctgttcctcgaaacaattccttcaaactcatggcttggtttttgctctgacattcactgtcaactgtgggaccttttatagacaggtgtgtgcctttccaaatcatgtccaatcaactgaataacataaagtatttgaaaaggtcaaggggtttgaatactttctggatgcactgtatatagggattagggtgacATTTCGGATGCTCACAGTCAACCAGACATGGGATTTTCCCTGACTAATCAGGAATTCTTGGTTTTGAGGGAATAAGGCTGTcacataacaacatgtggaaaaagtttaggggtctgaatacgtccCGAATGCGGTGTATAGCTAACTAGTCGGCGGATACTAGGCTTTATATACTAGTCCAATATACTAGGTTATAACCATGTATGATAATGTATGACTGTGGGTATTAAAATGTTTCATAACAGCGCCAAAATTGGGTTTGTTCCAGCTAGCCATATTTTAGGCAGTGATTTTTGCTCCACAGAGATTTAGATACAAGTTGCACTCCCATACCCCGGATGTGATTATTGTGTTTGTGTCGGCAGAGAAGGAGATGCCTCTGCCCGTACAGGTCTTTAACTTTCAGGTAAACTTGTGTTTTCAACCGTTTATATAACCGGGAACACGTTTGAATGACTATATTTTTTGTTTAGATTGAGTTGATACTCTAACAAAGTGTTTTCAACTGGAGTTAGCTAACAAGCTAAtcttgctagctaatgttagctaagaAGCTATGCTGGGGTCTCAACATCAAGTTCGCCCTTATTAGCTAATAAATTTAGCGTTAGGGCGGATTGAACTAGTTTTATTATAGATTATAAATCTTCAATTTGTTTGATAGATATAGCTAACTCGTCGgcggatttaaaaaaaaaataggtgTAGCTAAATTAGTTATAGAAAATGTAAACAGACAGTTTGATGGCTCGTGTTGAGTCGTTACTGTAATTTGCTCATTTAAAAAGAAACCTGACTGCAGTTAGTAATTCCTTACTAGCATAGCTACATCTGTGTCAAACGTTAGCGTAGCCACCTAAAATGCAAGCCATTTAGCTAGCTAAATAAAAATGTCGTTAGCTAGAGAAGATTGCCATGGAAACAATTCTTAAATTGTCTGTTATAATCAACTAGCTAAACAACGTCCACCGGACTGGCAGAAGTTACTATCACCCTGAAACCTTTCACCAACCCTTGCAGTTCAGTTCAGGCGCTGTTCATTTAGAGACATCCCTTTCATGCAAGAAGCAGGACTTCCATGTTTCTTAAATGTCTCAGACCTTGCTACTTCCACCAATTCACATGTGTGACCCACCTCGTTTGTACAGCAACAAATATACACTACATCacctaaagtatgtggacacctcttcaaattagtggattctgctatttcggccacacccgttgctgacacgtgtataaaatcgagcacacagccatgcaatctctttTAAATAaaatccatgcaatctccatagacaaacattggcagtagaatggcccgtactgaagagctcagtgactttcaacgtggcaccgtcatgaGATGCCACTATTCCAACACGTCATTTTGTAAAgagctagagctgccctggtcaactgtcagtgctgatattgtgaagtgaaaatgtctaggagcaacaacggctcagccgcgaagtggtaggccacacaagctcacagactGGGACCACTGAAGcgctactgagttccaaactgcctctggaagcaacgtcagcacaagaactgttcgtcggaagcttcatgggctctcgagtggcgcagcggtctaaggtgctGCATCTtggtgctagaggtgtcactacagaccctggtttgtttccaggctgtatcacaaccggtcaagtcccatagggcggcgcacaattggcctagcgtcgttcgggtttggctggggtaggctgtcattgtaaataagaatttgttcgtaactgacttgcctggttaaattttCAAAAAATCTATGGGTTTCCATGGTGACGCTTAGCATTGTGATCTTGGTGTgcgactgctcggccatggaaacccattaaATTGTTTTGTTGAGtcgtgtaaagctcactgccattggaatctggagcagtggaaacgtgttctctggagtgatgaatcacgcttcaccttcTGGCAGTCCaactgggtttggtggatgcaaGGAGAATGTTACCTGTCCcaaagcatagtgccaactgtaaagtttggtggagaaagaataatggtctggggctgtttttcatggttcggccccttagttacagtgaagggaaatgtttACGCTACAGTATAGATCAtttttttgtggcaacagtttggggaaggccctttcctgtttcagcatgacaatgcccccgtgcaccaccgaggtccatacagaaatggtttgtcgatcggtgtggaagaacttgactagcccacacagagccctgacctcaagcccatCGAAttactttgggatgaattggaacgccgactgcgagccaggcctaatcgccaaaaatcagtgcccaacctcactaatgctcttgtggctgaatgaaagaaAGTCCcctcagtaatgttccaacatctagtggaaagccttcccagaagagtggagactgttatagcaacAAAAGGGGGACCAGCTTCGTGATTATGAAATAAGATGTTTGAcgggcaggtgtccacatacttttggtcatgtagtttaATACACAGCCCCAAATAACATCCAGATAATGTGGTCAGAGGTCTGGCTAGCGAACTGACATGAGTTATCATGCGAAGTGCTTTAAGTCATCAAGGACAGAAATCActcctctgcccccccctcttccttcccTGCATCTCCCCTCTCcgcctccactccctcctccaggACAGCTCAGTGTCAGAGCTAGAGGTTTCTGCAGGGGCAGAACAAGCTCAGGCTCAGGACAGCGAAAGAGACAGGGACATGGCCAGAGACAGGGACAAGAGTAGGGCGAGCTTGGCCCAGACCTCGGCCTCAGAGCTTCCCTGTACCTCCCATAGCAGCAGCAGACCCAATCAGCTGTCACCGTTCACAGCAGGGGACTATGTCCTCAGCTCCAGCCTCTCAGCATGCTCCCTGCTCCCAGAGGTAGGACCACCAGAGCAGACAGAGCGAAGCTGATATATGGAGttaccaaggatcattttgctatttcATATTGAATTTTAAGAcccaggcagcctagtggttagagggcggcagggagcctagtggttagaggggcggcagggagcctagtggttagagggcggcaggtagcctagtggttagaggggcggcaggtagcctagtggttagaggggcggcaggtagcctagtggttagaggggcggcaggtagcctagtggttagaggggcggcaggtagcctagtggttagaggggcggcaggtagcctagtggttagaggggcggcaggtagcctagtggttagagggcggcaggtagcctagtggttagagcaggtagtctagtggttagaggggcggcaggtagcctagtggttagaggggcggcaggtagcctagtggttagaggggctgcaggtagcctagtggttagagcaggtagtctagtggttagaggggcggcaggtagcctagtggttagaggggcggcaggtagcctagtggttagaggggcggcaggcagcctagtggtctagaggggcggcaggcagcctagtggtctagagggcggcaggcagcctagtggtctagaggggcggcaggcagcctagtggtctagaggggcggcaggcagcctagtggtctagaggggcggcaggcagcctagtggtctagaggggcggcaggcagcctagtggtctagaggggcggcaggcagcctagtggtctagaggggcggcaggcagcctagtggtctagaggggcggcaggcagcctagtggtctagagggcggcaggcagcctagtggttagaggggcggcaggcagcctagtggttagagggcggcaggtagcctagtggttagagcaaaaggcagtttgttctgaagtgtctgacctataagaaagatcagggttggactagtaaccggaaggtttcaagatcgaatcccgagctgacaaggttaaaatctgttgttctacccctgaacagggcagttaatccactgttcggCGGCCatcattgaacataagaatttgttcttaaccgacttgcctagtttaaataaaaaagtttttttttttttttttttttttacatgtgttTAACCCCATATTTTTGTTATTAATccagtctccatatatacttccataaATGTGTTTAACTTCGTACCAGGGGACCTTCAGATAAGTCTTGTGATGCCTGTGGGCATCCTAGAACAAAACCACCGccatgtttgtgagagtctcaccttaACACATATTAGTGTCTCGGCCAAACTGTTCAGACGCTACAGGcagttggcagatcggctgtaccgaCTCCAGATGAGTCCCAAGTAGCTTGTCGTGGTCAGAGATCAAAACGGAGAACACCGTCATGTTTGTGAGGGTCTCATCTTTCCATTGAAGGGTCAATCGTTTGTAGGCTGTTCGGACTCTACAGACAATTTTGTGCGGATACCAATTGGGACGTCTCGTGGACTGACAAACACGGCTGTAATGGATGGATTTCTATGgggcttttttttttaaatgctaatTCGATTTCAGTAGGTGCCCGGACATTGACCTTAGGGGGTTAATCTctaaaagtctctctctctctctcccccgctccctctccatctccccttctctctccccctcccttccatccctctctctctccatctccctcgctctctctctctccatctcccccgctctctctctctccatctcccccgctctctccctccatctcccccgctctctctctctccatctcccccgctctctctctctccatctcccccgctctctctctccatctcccccgctctctctctccatctcccatgctccctctctctccatctcccccgctccctctctctccatctcccccgctctctctctctctccatctcccccgctctctctctctctccatctccccccgctctctctctctctccatctcccccccgctctctctccatctcccccgctctctctctctctccatctcccccgctctctctctctctccatctcccccgctctctctctctctctccatctccctcgctctctctctccatctccctcgctctctctctccatctccccgctcactctctctccatctcccccgctctctctctctccatctcccccgctccctctctctccatctcccccgctctctctctctccatctccctcgctctctctctctctccatctccctcgctctctctctccatctcccccgctctctctctccatctcccgcgctctccatctccctcgctctctctcctcgctctctctccatctccctcgctctctctctctctccatctccctcgctctctctctctccccctcgctctctctctctccatctcctcgctctctctctctccatctccctcgctctctctctctccatctccctcgctctctctctctccatctccctcgctctctctctccatctccctcgctctctctctctccatctccctcgctctctctctccatctccctcgctctctctctctccatctccctcgctctctctctctccatctcctcgctctctctctctccatctccctcgctccctcgctctccatctccctcgctcgctcgctctccatctccctcgctcgctctctctccatctccctcgctctccatctccctcgctccctcgctctccatctccctcgctccctcgctctccatctccccgctctctcctcatctccctcgctctctctccatctaccccgctctctctctctctccatctcccccgctctctctctccatctcccccgctctctctctccatctccctcgctctctctccatctaccccgctctctctctctctccatctccctcgctctccctctctccatctccctcgctctctctctctccatctccccccgctctctctctctccatctcccccgctctctctctctccatctcccccgctctctccctccatctcccccgctctctccctccatctcccccgctctctctctctccatctcccccgctctctctctctccatctcccccgctctctctctctccatctcccctcgctctctctctctccatctccctcgctctctctctctctctccatctccctcgctctctctctccatctcccccgctctctctctccatctcccgcgctctccatctccct from Oncorhynchus masou masou isolate Uvic2021 unplaced genomic scaffold, UVic_Omas_1.1 unplaced_scaffold_554, whole genome shotgun sequence harbors:
- the LOC135536098 gene encoding uncharacterized protein LOC135536098 yields the protein MGFSDRLKSGEKVLCRKGRKHIYQQQQQQHTTREHITVRCCVSAAGESIPPFIIFHKCQPSTAYALEGPPKALYGVSPKGYMDAELFLKWLLFFVKHGPKDRPLVLVVDQHKTHLSREVVKFCRENQLEVVCLPANTHVLQPLEISVFGPLQTVFSRNAARLGLVRGDRVVAKKHFSAMLREAYPQAVTKENIMAGFKKAGIFPLNREAFDSCQLVKLEPTSPDPNAATSEATAGAPDPKAAETPATTATTTFLVPGGCCSTCRQRALPTNPLVAAGRVSPDPANVLVPPVFRISNRQKVKRRLLLPEDYNQLLHQQEAGEQEKQERKRKWEELQRTREKRECGRNTKVKRKWQAEVSELDGDVSEHCAPVSEDDVCLQPQLPWVFSFPSFDSLL